From the genome of Paludisphaera rhizosphaerae, one region includes:
- a CDS encoding response regulator has product MPEPEPSQDDGSRPPVDDDLRVSEARFRGTFENAAVGIAHCDLEGRWIRVNHTFCAIVGHEPYELIGRPFSEITHPEDQHLGPPDFRRLARGERGPYSVEKRYIRHEGGFVWVKLYISLQRDEAGAPAYVICVLEDIGERKRLECELRRAMQKAEAANGAKDEFLANVSHEMRTPLNAILGMTELTLETPLTEDQRQCLKTVRSAAEGLVRIVDDVLDFAKIAAGKMDVDASEFSLRAAVGDVLRFLGPRAHAKKLDLVSLVREDVPDALIGDVGRFRQILINLVGNAVKFTEVGEVFVLVELDHDAAAEGPGRVGLRVKVSDTGIGIPKPEQSRIFRAFEQQDASTTRRFGGTGLGLTIAARLAALMGGGIAVESEPGRGSTFTLTSLFARKPTPKRTPGVRPTGLPRGRWALVVDDNETTRRVLEGWLTAWGLRVATAGDGIAALDALWRAAARKRLPDVVLLDARMPDVDGLDLAAKIRASDELAAAPIVILTTGDEPGDLARSRELGVSARLLKPIRQDELLEALRTALVAPAPSPLAESADADEEAAGVKLSILVAEDDEFNAHFLVRLLNRRGWSVRLATDGRKALALALDESQAFDVMLLDVHMPELDGFAVVRAVRETEAARGGRRLPIAALTARSRQGDRALCLAAGMDDYLTKPIRTDRLFAVVERLASFRSVGAGEAPALDPDALFAACGGDAELLAGLCRDFRELAPVRLAAARDALRDDDADSLRAAAHKLAGMASMFSSTAAALALDLEAAAAEGRLDDARPILARLVSGLPSLSRQIERMTPESLAALTRPVDTAPAHRS; this is encoded by the coding sequence ATGCCCGAACCAGAACCGTCCCAGGACGACGGCTCCCGCCCGCCGGTCGACGACGATCTGCGCGTCAGCGAAGCTCGGTTCCGGGGCACGTTTGAGAACGCCGCGGTCGGGATCGCCCATTGCGACCTGGAAGGTCGCTGGATCCGCGTGAACCACACCTTCTGCGCCATCGTCGGCCATGAGCCCTATGAACTCATCGGCCGACCGTTCAGTGAGATCACCCACCCGGAGGACCAGCACCTGGGCCCTCCCGACTTCCGCCGCCTGGCCCGCGGCGAGCGTGGGCCGTACTCGGTGGAGAAGCGATACATCCGCCACGAAGGCGGCTTCGTGTGGGTCAAGTTGTACATCTCGCTCCAGCGCGACGAGGCCGGAGCGCCCGCCTATGTGATCTGCGTGCTTGAGGACATCGGCGAGCGTAAGCGGCTGGAGTGCGAGTTGCGCCGCGCGATGCAGAAGGCCGAGGCCGCCAACGGCGCCAAGGATGAATTCCTGGCCAACGTCAGCCACGAAATGCGCACGCCCCTGAACGCCATCCTGGGGATGACCGAGCTGACCCTGGAGACGCCGCTGACCGAAGACCAGCGCCAGTGCCTCAAGACGGTGCGTTCGGCGGCCGAGGGGCTGGTGCGGATCGTCGACGACGTGCTCGATTTCGCCAAGATCGCCGCCGGCAAGATGGATGTGGACGCCTCCGAATTCTCGCTTCGCGCCGCCGTGGGGGACGTCCTGCGGTTCCTGGGCCCTCGCGCGCATGCGAAGAAGCTCGATCTGGTCTCGCTCGTCCGTGAGGACGTGCCGGACGCCCTGATCGGCGACGTCGGCCGATTCCGTCAGATCCTTATCAACCTCGTCGGCAACGCGGTGAAGTTCACCGAGGTCGGCGAGGTCTTCGTTCTGGTCGAGCTCGATCACGACGCCGCCGCTGAAGGGCCGGGCCGGGTCGGCCTGCGAGTGAAGGTCAGCGACACAGGAATCGGGATCCCCAAGCCGGAGCAGTCGCGGATCTTCCGGGCCTTCGAGCAACAGGACGCCTCCACGACGCGACGGTTCGGCGGCACCGGCCTGGGGCTGACGATCGCCGCCCGACTGGCCGCGCTGATGGGCGGCGGGATCGCCGTCGAGAGCGAGCCGGGTCGGGGCAGCACGTTCACGCTCACGTCTCTGTTTGCTCGCAAGCCCACGCCGAAGCGCACGCCCGGGGTCCGTCCCACGGGCCTCCCTCGCGGCCGATGGGCCCTGGTGGTGGACGACAACGAGACCACTCGACGCGTCCTGGAAGGCTGGCTGACGGCCTGGGGCCTGCGCGTCGCCACGGCGGGCGACGGCATCGCCGCGCTCGACGCCCTCTGGCGCGCGGCCGCCCGCAAGCGGCTCCCCGACGTCGTCCTGCTCGACGCCCGCATGCCCGACGTCGACGGCCTCGACCTGGCCGCCAAGATCCGGGCCAGCGACGAGCTGGCCGCCGCGCCGATCGTCATTTTGACCACTGGCGACGAACCCGGCGACCTGGCCCGCAGCCGCGAGTTGGGCGTCTCCGCCCGGCTTCTCAAGCCGATCCGGCAGGACGAGTTGCTGGAGGCCCTCCGCACCGCACTCGTGGCCCCCGCGCCTTCCCCTCTCGCCGAGTCCGCCGACGCCGACGAGGAAGCCGCCGGAGTCAAGCTTTCGATCCTGGTGGCGGAGGACGACGAGTTCAACGCTCACTTCCTCGTCCGCCTGCTCAACCGCCGGGGTTGGTCCGTTCGCCTGGCGACCGACGGCCGTAAAGCGCTCGCCCTGGCGCTCGATGAGTCGCAGGCGTTCGACGTGATGCTGCTGGACGTGCACATGCCCGAACTGGACGGTTTCGCCGTCGTCCGAGCCGTCCGTGAAACCGAGGCCGCCCGGGGCGGCCGACGACTCCCCATCGCGGCCTTGACCGCCCGTTCGCGACAGGGGGACCGAGCGCTCTGCCTGGCCGCCGGCATGGACGACTACCTGACCAAGCCGATCCGCACCGACCGCCTCTTCGCCGTCGTGGAGCGACTCGCTTCGTTCCGCAGCGTCGGCGCCGGTGAAGCCCCTGCGCTCGACCCTGACGCCCTGTTCGCCGCCTGTGGAGGCGACGCCGAATTGCTCGCCGGCCTCTGCCGCGACTTCCGCGAGTTGGCCCCCGTACGCCTGGCCGCCGCCCGCGACGCTCTCCGCGACGACGACGCCGATTCTCTCCGCGCCGCGGCCCACAAGCTCGCCGGGATGGCCTCCATGTTCTCTTCCACGGCCGCCGCGCTCGCCCTGGATCTGGAAGCCGCCGCCGCCGAGGGCCG
- a CDS encoding sigma-54-dependent transcriptional regulator, which yields MGRLLLIDDDPALVARQARQVFPSPEHAVDIAESGALGIETARRIRPDAVLLDLHLPDASGFDVFQAIRRIDARIPVIFITVARKADAAIEAMKQGAYDYLFKPLDLRRLREVVEGAFEVSRRMRTPAVVAEDGEADVEGAIVGSCPAMLEVYKAIGRVAAQDVPVLITGESGTGKELVAQAIYQHGPRARQPFLALNCAAIPETLLESELFGHEKGSFTGADRRRIGKFEQCNGGTLFLDEIGDMPLALQAKVLRLLQEQTFERVGGGETIHTDVRLIAATHRDLRTWSNEGRFRADLYYRLSVFTLALPPLRERGDDLRILVRHFLRRLSAEMGRDVRDLAPEAMQRLRDYPWPGNVRELQSTLKQALLQASGPVLLSRFLPESFGEPSPGSTVVEASRSRDAEVSAAGELAVTLHGSFRPEDRDVYVELHRELDRLLLPAAMEFAHGSQHQAALLLGIARQTLRQKLKQLGLHPAHQGDHEEPDGQDSAT from the coding sequence ATGGGCCGCCTGTTGCTGATCGACGACGATCCTGCCTTGGTCGCCCGCCAGGCTCGGCAGGTTTTTCCTTCGCCCGAGCACGCCGTCGACATCGCCGAGTCGGGAGCCCTGGGGATCGAAACGGCCCGCCGCATTCGGCCCGACGCCGTCCTCCTGGACTTGCACCTGCCCGACGCCTCCGGCTTCGACGTCTTCCAGGCGATCCGCCGAATCGACGCGCGGATCCCGGTGATCTTCATCACCGTCGCTCGCAAGGCCGACGCAGCCATCGAGGCGATGAAGCAGGGGGCCTACGACTACCTCTTCAAACCGCTCGATCTGCGGCGGCTGCGAGAGGTCGTCGAGGGGGCCTTCGAGGTCTCGCGGCGGATGCGCACGCCGGCCGTCGTGGCGGAGGACGGCGAGGCCGACGTCGAGGGTGCCATCGTCGGCTCGTGCCCGGCCATGCTCGAGGTTTACAAGGCCATCGGCCGCGTCGCCGCCCAGGACGTTCCCGTTCTCATCACCGGCGAAAGCGGTACGGGCAAGGAACTTGTGGCCCAGGCCATCTATCAGCACGGCCCCCGCGCCCGCCAGCCGTTCCTGGCGCTCAACTGTGCGGCGATCCCCGAGACCCTGCTGGAATCCGAGCTTTTCGGCCACGAGAAGGGGAGTTTCACCGGCGCGGACCGCCGTCGGATCGGCAAATTCGAGCAGTGCAACGGCGGGACCCTGTTCCTCGACGAGATCGGCGATATGCCGCTCGCCTTGCAGGCCAAGGTGTTACGGCTGCTCCAGGAGCAGACCTTCGAACGCGTCGGCGGCGGCGAGACGATCCATACCGACGTTCGGCTGATCGCCGCCACCCACCGCGACCTCCGCACCTGGTCGAACGAGGGTCGGTTCCGGGCCGACCTGTACTACCGCCTGAGCGTCTTCACCCTGGCCTTGCCGCCGCTCCGTGAACGCGGCGACGACCTTCGGATCCTCGTCCGCCATTTCCTCCGCCGCCTCAGCGCCGAGATGGGCCGCGATGTCCGCGACCTCGCCCCCGAGGCGATGCAGAGGCTCCGCGACTATCCCTGGCCGGGGAACGTCCGCGAACTTCAGAGCACGCTCAAACAGGCTCTCCTCCAGGCCAGCGGGCCAGTTCTCCTCAGCCGATTCCTCCCCGAATCGTTCGGGGAACCTTCGCCGGGATCGACGGTTGTGGAGGCGTCGCGATCGCGCGACGCCGAGGTCTCGGCCGCCGGCGAACTGGCCGTGACCTTGCACGGCTCGTTCCGTCCCGAGGATCGCGACGTCTACGTCGAGCTGCACCGCGAACTCGATCGGCTGCTCCTGCCGGCCGCAATGGAATTCGCGCACGGCAGTCAGCACCAGGCTGCGCTCCTGCTAGGGATCGCCCGGCAGACCCTCCGACAAAAACTCAAACAACTGGGCCTGCATCCAGCCCATCAGGGCGATCACGAGGAGCCTGACGGTCAGGACTCTGCCACCTGA
- a CDS encoding Dps family protein, with protein MSVATKKGHDGHAQTSAKSKEEHSQPWIHVKKAEIQKFGTVRQLPIGLSYDARMYSCQRLNQVLADSQILYGLYKKHHWLMRGHTFYQLHLLLDKHAGEQLAIIDELAERIQALGGVAVGDPRHVAELTRIPRPPDGCEEVPSMISRLLEAHEMILIDARDAAHKTADQGDDGTNDLLVSNVVRTGEAQVWFLAEHLVDTPLGRD; from the coding sequence ATGTCTGTCGCCACCAAGAAAGGCCATGACGGCCACGCCCAGACTTCGGCGAAGAGCAAGGAAGAACACAGTCAGCCCTGGATCCATGTGAAGAAGGCCGAGATCCAGAAATTCGGGACCGTCCGGCAGCTCCCGATCGGGCTTTCGTACGACGCCCGCATGTACTCCTGCCAGCGCTTGAATCAGGTTCTGGCGGATTCGCAGATCCTCTACGGACTGTACAAGAAGCATCACTGGCTGATGCGGGGCCACACATTCTATCAGCTCCATCTGTTGCTGGATAAGCACGCCGGCGAACAGCTCGCGATCATCGACGAGTTGGCCGAGCGCATCCAGGCGCTGGGGGGCGTGGCCGTCGGTGATCCTCGGCATGTCGCCGAGCTGACTCGCATCCCTCGTCCTCCCGACGGCTGCGAAGAGGTTCCGTCGATGATCTCGCGGCTGCTCGAAGCCCACGAAATGATCCTGATCGACGCTCGCGACGCCGCCCACAAGACCGCCGACCAGGGGGACGACGGCACGAACGACCTGCTCGTCTCCAACGTCGTCCGTACGGGCGAGGCTCAGGTCTGGTTCCTGGCCGAGCATCTCGTCGACACGCCGCTCGGCCGCGACTGA